The Methanolobus sp. WCC4 genome includes the window ATCAACTTCATAGTCGCGATTATGACAGGTATGCATAGCCACATTTGATATTCAAATGGGAATCTCTGCAGAACTATTTTTGTAGACATTTATAGAAAAAGGAATGAGCTAAGAGATTCACTCTCCGACCAGCCTCTTAGTGATCTCAGCAACATGCCTTCCCTGGAACCTCGCAATTCCCAATTCATTCTCACTTGGATGCCTGGTGTCAGGACCACCGCCAGCAATTGTAGAAGCGCCATAGGGACTTCCACCTGTGATCTCATCAAGGACAGACTGCCTTGTTTCAGAATACGGAACGCCAACTATGATCATACCGTGATGCAGCAGTGTCGTGTGGAAGCTCAGTATCGTTGATTCCTGACCGCCATGCTGGGTGCTGCTGGATGTGAATACACTGCCTACTTTTCCAATAAGGGCTCCTTTCACCCAGATGCCTCCTGTCCTGTCAAGGAAGGCACGCATCTGTGCGGCCATCATCCCGAACCTCGTTGGAGTTCCAAATATAATGGCATCTGCTTCTGTAAGATCCTCTATTGTTGCAACAGGTATGTGCTCAAAGCTCTTTTTGGATTCTGTTGCACCCATCTTTTCCAGTATCTCAGGTGTGAAGGTTTCCTGGATCTGATACAGACCAACATCCGCACCTTCCACTTCCCTGGCGCCCTCTGAAACTGCTTCAGCCATTTTGTAATTGTGTCCGTAGAGACTGTAAAAAATAACATTGATCTTCATGATCCCACTTCCTGAACTGTAACGACCGAACATATACAGTGATGAATATGGGTCGATCACACAATAAATAATTTATTGGTCATTCATTGAAGAATGATCTTAAATAGATTATGTTAGATATACATAACATAGTAATACTTATTTCTAACATAGTGTTAGAAATAGATATAGAGGAAGTCAAATGGAAAAACTTGAAAAATATATAAAGATCAGTTACACCCTGTCATTAATATGCATCATAGCAGGTATCGTGCTGTTAGCAATGTTTGCGGACTACCATCAAACAGGGATCAGCCTGATAAACATAGGTTCGATAATACTCTTTGTCACATTCATCCGTGCAAAGAGATATCGTAGTGGTCCTGTAAAGGATGAGAGAACAATAAAGATAGGAGCCTACGGGCTTTCTTACTCATGGCTGGTAACATTCATCCTGATATCGCTCCTGTTCTGGGTAGAAGAATTCGAACTGGCACAACTGACAGTGAAAAATGTACTTGCAATACTGATGGTCACAATGCTGGCCACCGCAAAAGGTATCCAGTGGTATCTCTTTAGAAAAGGTGATATCGACTGACAGAACAGGGATGGTAGTATGAGGACAAGGATCAAGGAATTCAGGGCCAGATACGACATGACCCAGGAAGACCTTGCGAACAGGGTAGGAGTCAGGAGAGAGACTATAGGCTTTCTGGAAAAAGGGAAGTACAATCCCTCACTAAAACTTGCATATAAGGTATCAAGGGTACTGGAAACAACAATAGAGGAACTGTTCATCTTTGAAGTGTCAGACCTTGAATAATTGGAGATAGTCATGGAAGCGAAAACAAAGGTATGGCTTGCAGAAGAAGGAAAACCGCTGATAGGTGCAGGGAAGGTAGAGCTCCTCAAGGCCATAGATGAGGAAAGGTCACTTCGAAAAGCCTGCATGAAAATGGACATATCCTACAAACATGCGTGGAACGTACTCAACAAGATCAGTGAAAGACTGGGCAAAGACGTTGTTACAACCGTCAGGGGCGGAAAGGACCAGGGAACCTTCCTCACGGATGAAGGACGCAGGCTCATAGAAGAATACGAGATGAACAGGAAGTTCATCAACAACACCATGGAGGACGAGGGTTCATGGGAGAATCTCGGACTTGCAATATCTGCGCGTAATAAGATCCTGGGGAAAGTGATCAGTGTGGAAAAAGATGGGATCGTCGGAAAAGTCAGGATAGAGATAGAACCCACTGCACTCACATCAGTGATAACTTCAGAAGCTATCGACAGGCTTGATATCAAAGAAGGGGACGAGGTATTCGCGATAATCAAGTCTACCGAGGTCCTTATTGGTAAAAAGATGAAAGAGGGCTAAGAGCCTTTTATATCAGACACGGAACCTTCAAAAAAGGTATATACTTTAAGTTCCAAATATTACACTAGTATATAATTTATGATTATATATACATTGAACAATCTACAAAGTGGGACGATATGCCGGAGAAGAACGATTTTTCATGGGAGAAGGGGAAAATCAAAAACGGTAATAGCCTTGGGAAGATAGTAAGTATTCCTGTGGAAGAAGATGTTGATATACCAGAAGATATCAAATTAGGCAGCGAGAATAAGGC containing:
- the wrbA gene encoding NAD(P)H:quinone oxidoreductase — its product is MIDPYSSLYMFGRYSSGSGIMKINVIFYSLYGHNYKMAEAVSEGAREVEGADVGLYQIQETFTPEILEKMGATESKKSFEHIPVATIEDLTEADAIIFGTPTRFGMMAAQMRAFLDRTGGIWVKGALIGKVGSVFTSSSTQHGGQESTILSFHTTLLHHGMIIVGVPYSETRQSVLDEITGGSPYGASTIAGGGPDTRHPSENELGIARFQGRHVAEITKRLVGE
- a CDS encoding helix-turn-helix transcriptional regulator, giving the protein MRTRIKEFRARYDMTQEDLANRVGVRRETIGFLEKGKYNPSLKLAYKVSRVLETTIEELFIFEVSDLE
- a CDS encoding molybdenum-dependent transcriptional regulator, with protein sequence MEAKTKVWLAEEGKPLIGAGKVELLKAIDEERSLRKACMKMDISYKHAWNVLNKISERLGKDVVTTVRGGKDQGTFLTDEGRRLIEEYEMNRKFINNTMEDEGSWENLGLAISARNKILGKVISVEKDGIVGKVRIEIEPTALTSVITSEAIDRLDIKEGDEVFAIIKSTEVLIGKKMKEG